A genomic region of Eucalyptus grandis isolate ANBG69807.140 chromosome 5, ASM1654582v1, whole genome shotgun sequence contains the following coding sequences:
- the LOC120286228 gene encoding TMV resistance protein N-like codes for MKRKRDSPDATTMSACVDDGNSSSGTEFEVFLSFRGPDTRLNFTDCLYHSLVKAGVRVFRDDEEIRKGKKIEGELLHAIESSKIYLPIFSRNYASSKWCLRELTHMLESSSKANDKVILPVFYDVNPDDVKLKTQLYINALKKHQKKLSHNEVRQWREALTKVARIKGWDMKDKSHGEIINTIVDEVLIKLMKRMQNLPDHLVGIHDHVEAIMDMLNEGSCDVRYLVIHGMGGIGKTTLASVVFNKISNQFQGCSFLLDIRESTQQGRIVDLQKQLLLEILQGGSLGIQNSVDVGINTIRERFRGKKVLLVLDDVGNRDQLSKLAGKSDWFGPGSRIIITTRDINFLPIKGKDKESSFQAHSQEFQIYKMTEMDFFHAHKLFSKHAFGMDLPPHDFVDISRQITTKTGGLPLALEVIGASLYGESKKFWKGTLQKLELVPNQEVFNKLKISYDMLEPHQRDL; via the exons atgaagagaaagagggattCACCAGACGCAACGACCATGTCTGCCTGTGTCGATGATGGCAATTCGTCTTCAGGGACTGAATTCGAGGTGTTTTTGAGTTTCAGAGGCCCGGATACTCGCCTCAATTTCACCGATTGTCTCTATCACTCCTTAGTCAAAGCTGGGGTTCGTGTTTTCAGAGACGATGAAGAGATCCGAAAGGGCAAAAAGATTGAAGGTGAACTTTTGCATGCCATTGAATCCTCCAAAATATACTTGCCCATCTTCTCTAGGAACTATGCATCCAGTAAGTGGTGTCTTCGCGAGCTCACACACATGCTGGAGTCCTCGAGCAAAGCGAATGACAAAGTGATCCTACCCGTTTTTTATGACGTAAACCCTGATGATGTAAAGCTTAAAACTCAATTGTACATCAATGCTCTAAAGAAACACCAGAAGAAGTTAAGCCACAATGAGGTTCGGCAATGGAGGGAAGCTTTGACCAAGGTCGCAAGAATCAAGGGATGGGACATGAAAGACAAAAG CCACGGTGAAATCATCAACACTATTGTTGATGAGGTTTTGATCAAGCTAATGAAAAGAATGCAAAATCTGCCTGATCATTTAGTTGGGATTCATGATCATGTTGAAGCTATCATGGACATGTTAAACGAAGGTTCTTGTGATGTTCGTTACCTGGTCATCCATGGAATGGGCGGTATCGGTAAGACAACTCTCGCAAGTGTTGTCTTTAATAAAATCTCCAATCAATTTCAAGGTTGTAGCTTCCTTTTGGACATTCGCGAATCTACGCAACAGGGTAGAATTGTTGACTTACAAAAACAGTTGTTATTAGAGATTCTCCAAGGTGGATCTCTAGGGATCCAAAATTCTGTTGATGTAGGGATTAACACAATTAGAGAAAGATTTCGTGGTAAGAAAGTTCTCCTTGTTCTCGATGACGTGGGTAATAGGGATCAACTCTCTAAGCTAGCCGGAAAGAGTGATTGGTTTGGTCCAGGAAGTAGAATCATCATTACAACGAGGGACATCAACTTTTTGCCAATCAAAGGGAAGGACAAAGAGAGTAGTTTCCAAGCACATTCTCAAGAGTTTCAAATCTATAAAATGACAGAAATGGATTTTTTCCATGCTCATAAGCTTTTTAGTAAACATGCCTTCGGGATGGATTTACCACCACATGACTTTGTTGATATCTCAAGGCAAATTACGACCAAAACAGGTGGacttcctttagctcttgaggTTATCGGTGCCTCACTTTATGGCGAGAGCAAAAAGTTTTGGAAAGGCACTTTGCAGAAGTTAGAGTTGGTGCCCAACCAGGAAGTCTTCAACAAATTAAAGATCAGTTATGACATGTTGGAGCCTCACCAAAGAGATCTTTGA
- the LOC104430152 gene encoding disease resistance protein RUN1-like: MWKASNYFPTRELPVLTRMSLIKNYDRLWMHDQLRDLGREIVQREDINFPGKRSRLWEPKIAFDVVRMKEGTDKVIALRLTRLCKEHSFTSEEFSKLPNLRYLELECKNLVGDFKNLLSKLTWLSWSNCPSKLNTTNLCLEKLAVLKLSGINITEDWAGWGSCLMSENLKVIEINSCPGLKKTPDFSKCLNLKRLVIRQTTKSLVVDGSLSKLEHLKHLEIISNESSERDDCDLCPVSFVFGSLKSLSNLQIRGMHIRELHHSIGGMTRLTYLCLDDCSLLRTLPDSIGNLKMLRTMSLRRTPIKKLPNTIGKLEYLLELYLDRTKIKKLPVSIENLKKLRDMGLNHTPIKKLPNQIGGLESLVKLHLEGTDITELPASIENLKQLNFLCLVKCAIKELPKAIGMLKKLVSLDASFCENMEEAIPCEIGDLSFLKHLRLTKSKIKRLPPTMSKLSHLQTLLLDQCDELEQLPELPVSLKELKISSHLLWTALDLSYLTNLDDLHIWGDTPRLLEFKQGVPKIEWIEGLSYLQRLTIVVGDVTFPPINLATLSRLHFLEITCVDTRSLMGLPSSLAQLTLYDLKSPMGRSLFSNLTNLYSLCLVNCRLREVKFDDVLGQQLKKLRFLRLMNTAMLERLLVSRLEGLQGLSMDGCLGLMEIRGPEKLESLSTLSFRECDSLKELPDLSKLKKLCFVVVPDHLPEKLVYPRLPDTWEEGQISCFVHPSYPKCSMVDLELHMEDDVMSHINLDGFFGDLPRTSATSSALAPRRTRRSSPDSRLSWFDEIKNILMKDDDVHVLAELGAERAVPKGLELPADLRFPGPSLPASPCLLHDAAVGPQVLRQLADFLGFHGVYGSEEAAGQEGFAWIGAVDCG, from the exons ATGTGGAAAGCTTCCAACTATTTTCCAACAAGGGAACTACCTGTCTTGACTCGTATgtctttgataaaaaattatgatagattgtggatgcatgatcaacttagagatcttggaagagaaattgttcaGCGTGAGGACATCAATTTTCCAGGGAAGCGTAGTAGGTTGTGGGAGCCCAAGATTGCCTTTGATGTGGTTCGGATGAAAGAG GGGACAGACAAAGTCATAGCACTTAGATTAACAAGACTTTGCAAAGAGCACAGTTTCACAAGTGAAGAATTTTCAAAGCTGCCCAATCTAAGATATTTGGAATTAGAGTGCAAGAACTTGGTAGGGGACTTTAAGAATCTTCTCTCCAAGTTAACATGGCTCTCTTGGAGCAATTGCCCATCAAAACTAAACACGACGAATTTGTGTCTCGAGAAATTAGCCGTGCTCAAGCTTTCGGGAATTAACATTACTGAAGATTGGGCTGGATGGGGGTCATGCCTG ATGAGCGAGAACTTGAAAGTTATAGAAATCAATTCTTGCCCAGGCTTAAAAAAGACTCCTGACTTCTCAAAATGtttgaatttgaagagattgGTTATTCGACAAACTACAAAGTCGCTAGTGGTTGATGGTTCTCTCTCTAAACTAGAGCACCTGAAGCACTTGGAAATCATCTCTAACGAATCCTCGGAGAGGGACGATTGCGACCTTTGTCCAGTGTCTTTTGTATTCGGTAGTCTAAAATCATTGTCAAATCTGCAAATAAGAGGGATGCACATTCGAGAACTTCATCATTCCATTGGAGGAATGACTCGTCTAACATATTTGTGTTTAGATGATTGTTCTTTGCTTAGAACACTTCCAGACTCCATTGGAAATCTTAAAATGTTGAGGACAATGAGTCTTAGAAGAACTCCAATAAAGAAGCTACCGAACACAATAGGAAAATTAGAATATTTACTTGAGCTATATTTGGACcggacaaaaataaaaaaattacctgTTTCTATTGAGAATCTTAAAAAGTTGAGGGACATGGGCCTTAATCATACTCCTATAAAGAAGCTACCGAACCAAATAGGAGGGCTAGAGTCTTTGGTGAAGCTACATTTAGAAGGCACGGATATCACAGAGTTACCTGCTTCTATTGAAAATCTCAAACAGTTGAACTTCTTATGTCTAGTCAAATGTGCAATCAAAGAGCTACCAAAGGCCATAGGGATGCTAAAGAAGCTTGTATCTTTGGATGCGAGTTTCTGTGAAAATATGGAGGAAGCAATTCCATGTGAAATTGGGGATCTGTCTTTTTTAAAGCACCTACGTCTGACAAAGAGCAAGATTAAGAGGTTGCCCCCGACTATGAGTAAGCTTTCTCATCTCCAAACACTTCTTTTGGATCAATGTGATGAACTTGAACAGTTGCCAGAGCTCCCTGTGAGTTTGAAGGAGTTAAAGATCTCATCTCATTTATTGTGGACAGCCCTTGACCTATCATACCTGACTAACTTAGACGATCTTCATATATGGGGCGATACTCCTAGGTTGTTGGAATTTAAACAAGGAGTTCCAAAGATAGAGTGGATCGAAGGATTATCTTATCTGCAGAGATTGACAATTGTCGTTGGAGATGTCACATTTCCTCCGATTAATTTGGCTACTCTTTCGCGGCttcattttcttgagataaCTTGTGTTGACACACGATCTCTAATGGGGCTTCCATCCAGTCTTGCACAATTGACTCTATATGATTTGAAGTCACCCATGGGAAGGTCACTCTTTTCCAATTTGACAAATCTGTACAGTTTGTGCCTTGTTAATTGTCGGCTAAGGGAAGTCAAATTCGATGATGTGCTTGGACAGCAACTGAAGAAACTCCGTTTTTTGCGTTTGATGAATACTGCAATGCTTGAGAGGCTTTTGGTATCGAGATTAGAGGGGCTCCAAGGGTTGAGCATGGATGGTTGCCTTGGGTTGATGGAGATTCGAGGTCCGGAGAAATTGGAATCATTAAGTACATTATCTTTTCGGGAATGCGATTCCTTGAAAGAGTTGCCTGATTTATCAAAATTGAAGAAGCTGTGTTTTGTGGTTGTGCCGGATCATCTTCCGGAAAAGTTGGTTTATCCACGTCTTCCAGACACGTGGGAAGAAGGCCAGATTTCATGTTTTGTACATCCGTCCTACCCAAAG TGTTCGATGGTGGATCTTGAGTTGCATATGGAGGACGACGTGATGTCTCACATCAACCTCGATGGCTTCTTCGGCGACCTCCCGAGGACATCGGCGACGTCATCGGCGCTTGCTCCTCGACGAACGCGTCGTTCGTCTCCAGACTCAAGGCTCTCGTGGTTCGACGAGATCAAGAACATCCTGATGAAGGACGATGATGTCCATGTGCTTGCTGAGCTGGGGGCTGAGCGGGCCGTGCCGAAAGGACTCGAGCTTCCCGCGGACCTTCGCTTCCCCGGCCCCTCGCTGCCGGCTTCTCCCTGCCTCTTGCATGATGCGGCAGTGGGGCCTCAGGTGCTCCGCCAGCTGGCTGATTTCCTCGGTTTCCATGGCGT TTACGGGAGCGAGGAGGCCGCGGGTCAAGAAGGCTTCGCTTGGATAGGCGCCGTCGATTGTGGTTAA